A window of Oryza glaberrima chromosome 2, OglaRS2, whole genome shotgun sequence genomic DNA:
GCCGCCGGTGCTGATCAGGAACAGGGATCTCGACAGCACGGTGTCAGCGGCTTGCTGGCTGATGCGTGCTGAGATGTTGCGTTGCACGGCGGCGAATTGCTGCACTTGCTTGCTCATTGGGATGATGGATTGACCCTGCACACACGTGTTTCGTCGTCATCAGCCGGTGTTCAGCGAAAAATCGTGCAGTGGCTTTGGGTTTATGCCGACGTGCTTACTGTTGAGTCGAGAATGCCTGATCCTGCAGAGGCAAAGTTTGTTCCCTGGAGCCCCCTGAACAATGGGTTGCTGGTTTTGTTAGCCACGGCGAGGAACGGTGGGGGGCTGCGCCTGAATCCCATGTTAAGAGCTGACAGAGGTTGAAGAATATTGTGATCCTCGAGATATACAACAAAAATGCAAGCGCTACTCCGTGCTCGTGGCTTACACATTCCCCATAATAATACTaactattagagcaagtttaatagtatagtcaactactagcttcaatttatttatagccaatctaatagctcatttatacaatagttaattATAAgtatatactacaccattaatatatggtcccacctctcatatgTACAATGTATTATAGTCCATGCTGCAACTGACTACAAGTTTATAGCCCGTCTtctttatctctcttctcttctcttctccatatGTGCTTACAACTGACTTGTACcctgctattgtactcgctcttaCTACTACAGAAGCAATGATCCCGATAAAGCCTAACTAACATGAAACCATTATTCATCCATATGTCAAACCTTTACCGATCAATCTCTAACTGTTGGAGAAGCATTATAGATTGGAATTCGATATTTAACCATTCCTGATCAGAAAAGTTAGCGACATGTAAGCAATGGTTCTCAGCTGAGAAACATTACATATCAGGCAAGAAGAGTACATGACGAAaacaccttcctcctccctctaggCCACAACACCATCCTTCTATTTAATGCATGGCCAAGGCCCTTCTTGGTCTCTTCCATGGCCAATGAGCCTAGGTCCGCCATGCTTCTTGCCCTACCCTCCCCACCAGTGACCAAACCCCTTATGTCAAAATATATAATGAACGACATACGCTTTGAGAAAGTCCTTTTAGCACCTAGGCTAGCCACCGCAGGTTTGGTGAGGAAAACAATACCATGGGAAGAAAATATAGTATGCGTCGCGGAAACGATGATGCTACAGACGCGCTAGGCACAACCACACTTAGATGTAGAAAAACCGCATCTagacaacataaaaaaaagaaaaacacctaTAATATTATTGTAATAGGATCTTCGAGAACGACTCGGAACAAAGCGAAATGTGTGTGTATTGTATTCATCATACCTGAAATCTTAAGATGCtatcactatatatataatagttacaaatattaattttattattgatgTTGATGTTTTGCGTACGATtaaatctttattttcttttataaggCATTTGCCAGCTAAAAATGTATTTGAATTTTTCAAGTACGTGCGCTGCTCACATTATCGTATTTTGGCATTATCTccaaatctccatcccaaacagTCCCAACGCTTAAAAAGGCGATCGCATGACCTCGATGTTGGACCGTACATCAGATCGTGTCTGCTGTAGATTTGTCATGTGTGCCGTAAATTTTGGTACCAATTCGGACATGCAATGAGTGCGTGGTGGCCCGGATCAAGGCTAGTACATGCAAGCGGGTCAGCCATTTATGTGCGACAAGCGCCAAGTCTCGAGTGATCGGTCCATTCAGCCGCGCCCGCCTGCCCACAGCCGGACACTGCCACTCTTTGCAAGCATCGCTTCCCAAAGCCTGTGTGCCTGCGCCCCGTGcggaagtggagcagcagcgaattaaatttgaaaaatactgttcattcaattttatttttaaaaatatttaggatgtaatttatttttatagaaatatacAGTCGATCTCACACATCGACGACGGTATCGTGGGGCGACCGCACGACCGCGCGCTGTCGCAGGAATGACGAGCGGTCTCGCTCATGCAGAGAGCGACACCATCCCAAACTCCATTTGGTTAGTGACTAATGATCTAATTAACtatttaactaataataattaatgaTTACTTAATAATCGCTAATCataataattaatcactaattaaccATTTTGAAATCTGGTATCGTTCTTTCATTTCGCAAGACCGCGCAGTCTCGTGCGATACCGCCCGCAAAGTCGTGCCACCTCACTTTCGTATAATAATTGTGCAAGATTaacggtatattttttaaaaaataaatctcgaatatttctaaaaataaaatgaatgaacaatatattttcaaatttaattcggaCAGCAACGAGCCAACTATCGATTTAAGCATAGGCGACCTCTGGAATGTGTGCGCCACAGTGGCACACTGCCCCGGCGTTACGCACTTCACAGTTCTGAAGTATGGGGTTCTTcttcaaaacattttttatgttCTATTTACTCCCTCTCAAATTATTGTTATACTAAGATAAGATAtgatccataaaaaaaaacgaatctaaatATACTCTCcgtagtttttttctttttacaaaggTAGTATGACACAACctttgttggttttttttttttttgggacggaggaagtatacgACAATCTCTCTGTTTTCAAAGCAATTTCCACTTCTTGCCTTCGGTAATTGGACCGCGGAAGTAGTATAGAGACGAAGACTTAATCGTCTCCAGTCTTCACCCCGACTCAACTCTAGCACCGTTACAAAACTTGCAATGCCGAAGTTGACAAAAAACTTGCAGAAAAAACGAAACAATCACCGGGTATATACGTGGTTGTCAGATATGCAACGATGCCAGCCGCTACTATACCGCGAAGTGCCGAAGTATACTCGCATCGCATGGCAAGCAGAGTCGCGAGGCAATACAGCACTGGAAAGACGGGCGGCGAAGCTGTACGTACCCAAGAAGTCGACGCCGTTGTACCCGTTGCTGAACCGGCCGGTGGGCCGCGACGTGGGGAAGTCAATGCCATTGTGCGGGAAGTTTGcccgcggcacggcggcgccggtcaGGTAGTTGTTGTTGCCGACATCGGCCGTGGAGTCGCCGAACACGTATATCGCCGgcaccttcgccgccgccgccgcggtgatACAGATGGCCACAGCAACAAGCGCAATCGGCGGTAGCATCTGTCCAGCCATGCCGGACTGCGAGGTGCACTCCGCTGGTTCTGGGTGGGGGCTGAACGGCAAACCTATCCCTTGTTTGCTTTTGGGAAAGGGAGGGGCCGCGACCGGAGCGGCAATGGCGCACTTTAAAGGGCGACGATGGCGAGCTGCGTACGGCCAACGCCTTTTATTGAGACCGGCAGGGCGTGGCACAGCACTTAGACCAAGTAGTAGTACAAAGTTCTTTACTTGGCTTAGCTTTGGTAAAGAGAGATGTGAATGTGACCTGGTCACCTGGCTATCGCGCAAAACGTTGCTCCTCCTCCTGGGTTGGTCATGGGGGTCTCCTGGTCGACCAGGAGACAGTCTACTACTCTCGTACTCCTACACGGGAAGAGTAACTGGATATACAGCGAAGAAAGTCGATCGATCAAGGTATCCTACTATCCTGGCTCCTACATGTACTTGTGACAAAACCAAGAAGATCCCTCAGTCTACTTGTCCAGCAAACCCCGTCAAATTTACTCGCCACGATCTCATGCTCCCTGGTGGTCCTACAGGCGAATTATATCGGCATGATattctaagagcaagtttaatagtagagctcactacTTACTATTAGTCAATGTTAAAACTAACATGTATAGTAGGTTGGCTATAagtttatctttattttcttcatcctctctctttctctcaccatGAATTTCATGCATATTTCTTGGAGTTTGTGTGcagttagctcttgcatgagagccaacactctCCACTTTTGTTTATCTCTCTTTTCACATAAGCATATAACTTgcttatagcccactattatccttgctctaagtGCCTTTGGATACTCTGACTCTCAAGAGTAATTACTGCTACTTTTCACAGAAAATCGATCCCCGGGAGGCCGGGACTGAGTGGGGGTAACTTGGCTTGATCAGAACCGATTACTTGGATCAACCCCGTTGTCCATAGGAACATATTCTACCAACCACTCGATGCATTTGTACAGGCAGGAACCTTAACACGTCTACAAGCCTTGAAGCATAGAGAAAGGCAGCCGGAATCCAATGATACGGTAATTACTTTCGATGTTTGCATTTGATAATGCTCCAGTGGGATGAATAGGCAGCCTTATGGCTGGGCACACAAGTTTGCGCTGGCCGATTCTTCTACGCTTAAATAAGCACCCAATAATTCTATCTTTACGTTTAGTTCTTTTCATACTGTATTGTTCTTACCATCACTTACAACTGAAGCTAGCCTGCCAGATGCACCTTTTTTTGCCCAGGCAGAAAAAGAAGATCCCATGCACAGCATGGCTTTTTTTCAATCTTTCTCCTGTTGAAAGCAACGAAAATAAAACGACAGCAGTGGGCAGCGCAACCTTTTCCTTTTGAGACTCGGGcagtaagagcaggtacaatagtatgctataagccagcttcaaatatattttaagaagataaataaggagagagaagagcagcgggctacagatttgtagccagctgtagcacggactccaagacacagtgtgtgtatgacaggtgggaccaggtattaatagtgtagtatataactattgtataaatgagttattagattggctatagatgaattagagttagtagttggctatactattaaacttgctctaagagcacCTGTAATGGTAAAGTAAAGTGCTATATATAAAACATGTACCtttcagcaatagactagattaatagtaaaccatctcaatagtatgtctatatgggtatctatagctctctaatacattgtctcgtttttctctatagactatctccaggttagtagatagctctgttctctctcttcatttaatctctttcaagtaggaaaatatgctgatatggatctcttagagcctatagataaccattgtgggtgccctaatCAGTCTCCGCTCACTTTCAGATTTTTCTGACAGCTGCACGAACACCTTTTCACCCGTTTACCGTGCCACTGCAGAGGTTGAATGATTGcatcacttctttttttttactgtgtgCAAGTAGCTCTTCTCCAAGACGTACGCTAGCGATATGGTGGTTAGTACTCGTAGTTTAATCCTTTGATCGAGTTGGCACCACGAGTGCAGAGAGTACTTAAGCGGGATCTTTGCAAACTCTAGTTTATTGCGCCTTTTTTTCTCCACTCCCCAAAGGCACATAATCGTATCCACCAACTTGGTACTAGAACTCTCGTCTTTTTCATCCTtcctactagtagtactattttCAATTCTACGTGCAGGCCAGAGCACTCGATTCGTTGATCACGCACGCGCGACAAGCCTCGACAGTCGACAAGTGCACCGGCACACGGTCGTACGATTTCCAGTATGTCTCTCTCTGTATCTTCTCGCATCTAGGAGTAGAGCTCTAGGCCGTCGTAGGATCGCGTAGAACATGGGCTGCTTTGGCATCAACGTGACCATGAGGCCCAAGAGCGCTGGCACGGACGAAGTTACCAGCCACCACGTCGTTTTCTCTCCTCTGTTCCTTTGCGCGCGCGTGCGGGAGCGCGTGCAGGCTCGTGTACCGTGCGGATTCCGTCGCCAAGAGGTTTGGTACATGACACGCTGGGGCGTGTGTTTGGTTGGCATGTTCTCAAACCCGCATTGCTGCTTGAGCGCAAGCGCCAAAGTGGTACACGCTTGTTCTGTTCGCGTACGCTGCAATATCCGTCTCTCGGAGAGGAGGCCCAGATATTGTCTTCTCTCTTACTTCTCGATTACAAGGCCCATCCAAAGATGGATGGCCCAAGAAAATATTACGCCTTGCCAACTGAAAAGCCCATAAGAGTTTCAAAAGAAGCCCATGAGAACAAGGCCCGCCAGTCAATCCACGTACCAGTTGGCTCGCGGTGCCTGTTACTCTCGTTTCACACTGGCCCGCAATGCACACTACCAATGAACCAAGAGCGGACCAATACATGAGGCACATGATTGAGAAGATCTAGTAGAAAATGTGATCACAATGCAGTGTACCCCAGTAGAGTAGTACAGTACAACTGTACAAGGCAACAATATATTCTGGGCAGAAATCATTAATACCAAGGCAGAATGCCCAGCCCAAAACCAATACAAGAGTGccaataataattaaacaaactCAACATCTAGTACTTGACTATAGCAAACTGAAGCCCGTACCCCACACGAAACACAAACTTCGATCACTGATCGGGCTTCACTGACCAGGCCTTGACCAATCTTGACACGAACTTAACAAAGCTGCAGTGCAGAAAAAGCACCAAACTAGCACACGCCAAACACTTCCAAATTCCAACCATGGCCTGGTCTCACACACGCCCCAATTAAGCGCTGCTCTTGTgctcgctggcggcggcggcggcggtcttgtCTTCCTCGCCGGAGCCCTTGTGGTAACCGGGCAGTTTCTCCATGATCTTGCCCAGTATacccttcttctccttcccatCCGGGCTGCTCACTTCCTCTGTAGCCGGCGGTGGGTGTGCTGGCGCCGGAGTAGTGGCAGGAGCAGccggtgcggcggccggcggcggcacagcAGTTGCGTCTTCCGGCTTCTTGTGGCCGCCGGGCAGCTTCTCCTTGATCTTGTCGAGGAagcccttcttctcctcctcgggTGCATGTGGCAGGGTCGCCTCCGTCTTGGCGTGATCACCCTCGATCTTCTCCACGGGGACGGCGGTGTCGTGGTGGTGATCGCCGTGAGTCACCACGGGAGCAGGAGCTGGCGTGGGCGCGGCCGTCACCACGGATGCAGGCGGAGCCGGCGCGGGGAAGCCCGTCGCCGCGGGCGGAGGAGCATGCTCGCCGGCATGGTCCTTGTGGCCGGGCAGCTTCTCCTTGATCTTCTCCTTGagccccttcttcttcttcctcttgacCACCTCGCCGTTGTCATCGAtcacctcctcttcctcatcactCGACTGTTGCACACAACGATTAAAGGTCATGAAACCTTCTATAATTACTAAAAAGTCTGTAACTAATTAAAGCTAGATCATGCATGTGTGCACTTAccgagctggagctggagctggatcGGTGCAGCTTGGAGAGGAGGTTCTCCTTCTTCTCGCCCTCGGCGTGGTGCTCCTCCTTCTTTGGCTCTTCCACGGAGACCTTCTCCATGCCGGTGACAAGCTCCTCCTCATGCTTCTTCTCCTCCGGCTGATCGTCCTTCTTCCTGCCAAGGAGGTTGTCGAAGAGGCCCCTGTCCTTCACCTCCACCTGCTCTGCAGCCTCGCCACCCTGGTGGCTCTCCGTGTTCCTCTCATCCtccatgatcgatcgatggattcAGCTAAAGCCTCTCGAGAACTAAAGTAATCAAACAACAGATCAGCAAGAACTATTCGCTCTTGACTTGTTTGAGCTGTGACGAGTCGCTTTTGCTTTCGGATGAAGAAGGTGGCGAGGCAGATGCCCTCCTTATATAGCGGAGGGGATCGAAAGGTGCGGCGTTTGTATCGTACGTACGCGTAGGCGACGCGAGGACAAGAAGCGTGGGCGGGAAATGGCGACGAGATGGGGGGCAGGCAGAGGCAGGCAGCGGGTGAGCCAGTGGCGCCGCGACGCGTGTCGGCAATCGCGTGGGGCGGCCGGCTGGTTCCGACGTGGCGGTGCCTCGGGACGGGTGGACGCATCGGGAGAGGTCGGCGCCATGTGGAGCCAGACGGCCGTGTCaccgagggagaggaggcgtgGGCGGCGCGTCCGCCTCTCCGCTCCCTCTCCTTCGAGGCCTCGACGCCTACGCGACGAGACACTTGGCTTCGGGCGTCGCTGTCCGTCAATTTCCTAATCGATTTTTGGTTAAGTGATGAGCGGAGCGATCCATTTAGGAACAGTAACGTAAGCGTTTCTTGTTCGGATACGATTCGTCTTAGTGCGCAGCAGTAGCGATAGATTAACATCAGTTTTTTTCCATCGGATTCTCATCCCTTTTTCCTCTTTATCGGCATCATCGCGGCcaatttttcttctctcccagCAGAGGAAGGAAGAGTCTGTGATCGCTTTTGTGACGAGTTGGGAGCGGGACACGGCTCGAGAGCGACGGCACCGCGCGCGCGGTGTCTGATTAGGACGACGGGAGAGATCCAGAGACCTGGACGGTGACATATGGGGTCCGTAGATCAGGGTCCCACTGATCCGTCTTTCACAGCCTAACAAATCGGGTCTTGGTTTGGCTGGTGGATTTGGTCGGACGGGATAAGTTATCCCTGTTGATCACACTGATTAATTTGCCACCCCCAGATCGAGTCGTCCGGGGCTTCTCTAATTTCCAGCCagttcttttccttttatttttctttctttccttcgcTTTGATGATAGCTGATGATAGCTTTCGTGGGGGGAAATGTCGGTGGCATGTCGGCCTTTTGATTTCTTTCGCCCGTCCTGTCCTG
This region includes:
- the LOC127763327 gene encoding dehydrin DHN1 codes for the protein MEDERNTESHQGGEAAEQVEVKDRGLFDNLLGRKKDDQPEEKKHEEELVTGMEKVSVEEPKKEEHHAEGEKKENLLSKLHRSSSSSSSSSDEEEEVIDDNGEVVKRKKKKGLKEKIKEKLPGHKDHAGEHAPPPAATGFPAPAPPASVVTAAPTPAPAPVVTHGDHHHDTAVPVEKIEGDHAKTEATLPHAPEEEKKGFLDKIKEKLPGGHKKPEDATAVPPPAAAPAAPATTPAPAHPPPATEEVSSPDGKEKKGILGKIMEKLPGYHKGSGEEDKTAAAAASEHKSSA